In a genomic window of Corynebacterium choanae:
- a CDS encoding glycosyltransferase — MSPRHDDAEHAQAAHPDAAEPTVSVLLTVYHGNTASQLGQALDSLRRQTRPADEIIIVIDGPIGQDLQQVIATFTRQVPVATVLSRGKNEGAGIASNAGLAQVSSMWLARLDADDIAYPARLEKQLRYLAAHPDIDVLGTAMEEFTGDVNNVAGVRRLPETHADLARYIRINSPINNPSVMMRTAAVRAVGGYRNVPKMEDYDLYARLMAAGYRFHNLYEPLTYFRLDPAVFTRRTGTDVLRSEVSMQRTLAQLGLVSWPRAIANLIARTGYRLLPKRPLQRIYSRLFHR; from the coding sequence ATGAGCCCCCGGCATGACGATGCGGAACACGCACAGGCAGCCCACCCCGACGCCGCAGAACCGACGGTGAGTGTGCTGCTGACGGTGTATCACGGCAATACTGCCAGCCAGCTTGGGCAGGCGTTGGATTCGCTGCGGCGACAAACCCGTCCCGCCGATGAGATCATCATCGTCATCGATGGTCCGATCGGCCAGGATCTGCAGCAGGTCATTGCCACCTTCACCCGGCAGGTTCCGGTCGCAACAGTGTTGTCGAGGGGAAAAAACGAGGGTGCCGGCATTGCCTCAAACGCAGGGTTAGCACAGGTGAGCAGCATGTGGCTTGCCCGCCTTGATGCCGACGACATCGCCTATCCGGCGCGGCTGGAAAAACAGTTGCGCTATCTTGCAGCCCATCCCGATATTGATGTGCTTGGCACCGCCATGGAAGAGTTCACCGGGGATGTCAACAATGTGGCCGGGGTGCGTCGCCTCCCGGAGACACACGCTGACCTTGCCCGCTATATTCGGATAAATTCACCGATCAATAATCCTTCGGTGATGATGCGCACCGCTGCGGTGCGGGCTGTCGGCGGCTATCGGAATGTGCCAAAGATGGAAGACTATGACCTGTATGCACGGCTTATGGCGGCCGGCTACCGCTTCCACAATCTGTATGAGCCGCTCACCTATTTTCGGCTGGATCCGGCCGTGTTTACCCGGCGCACCGGCACCGATGTGCTGCGCAGCGAAGTGTCGATGCAGCGCACGCTCGCCCAGTTAGGGCTGGTGTCGTGGCCGCGGGCAATCGCTAATCTCATTGCCCGGACAGGCTACCGGCTGCTGCCGAAACGTCCCCTGCAGCGCATCTACAGTCGGCTTTTTCACCGCTAG
- a CDS encoding thioredoxin domain-containing protein, translating to MTTEVEAATTTSEESKRPVGAIIIAVIAAIVALGIFLDGRIPLTPSYAATPLADGTYDAEMWGPQAPPATAEQISLLARRDPTDPFALGAVDAPVVLVEYSDFECPFCANWANTIEPTLIADYVNTGKLRIEWNDFPVNGAAAVAAAKAGRAAAEQGKFNEFKAALYAASADVSGHPNNDIDDFVSFAATAGVPDLAKFREDATSDKYDDAVTAARNFAIMIGIQGTPTFLIGDTPFGNTDDVEAVKEVIDAQLAAIESGKKTPTEVGDTDGRDYPELVAPPVAVTTEDAPADQPATEAK from the coding sequence ATGACGACCGAAGTTGAAGCTGCAACAACCACCAGTGAGGAAAGCAAACGCCCTGTGGGGGCGATCATCATTGCGGTGATCGCAGCGATTGTGGCATTAGGGATTTTCCTCGACGGAAGAATCCCCTTAACCCCCAGCTATGCGGCAACACCACTGGCTGATGGCACCTATGACGCCGAAATGTGGGGCCCACAAGCACCGCCCGCAACCGCGGAACAGATCAGCCTCTTGGCACGCCGCGACCCGACTGATCCCTTCGCATTAGGGGCAGTCGACGCACCAGTCGTACTCGTGGAATATTCCGATTTTGAATGCCCGTTCTGTGCAAACTGGGCAAACACCATTGAGCCGACGCTCATCGCCGACTATGTCAACACCGGCAAGCTGCGGATTGAATGGAATGATTTCCCTGTCAACGGTGCCGCCGCAGTCGCGGCAGCGAAAGCTGGCCGTGCTGCCGCTGAGCAGGGAAAGTTCAACGAGTTTAAAGCAGCACTCTATGCTGCCTCAGCCGATGTTTCCGGCCACCCCAACAACGACATTGACGACTTTGTTTCCTTCGCAGCGACCGCCGGTGTACCGGATTTGGCGAAGTTCCGGGAGGATGCCACCAGTGACAAATACGATGATGCAGTAACTGCCGCCCGGAACTTTGCAATCATGATCGGAATCCAGGGCACCCCCACCTTCCTCATCGGAGACACGCCTTTTGGAAACACTGATGATGTAGAAGCAGTAAAAGAAGTCATTGATGCCCAGCTGGCAGCGATCGAATCGGGTAAGAAAACCCCCACCGAGGTTGGGGACACTGATGGCCGCGACTATCCGGAGCTGGTCGCCCCACCGGTGGCAGTCACCACCGAGGATGCCCCTGCTGATCAACCTGCTACCGAAGCCAAGTAG
- the lpdA gene encoding dihydrolipoyl dehydrogenase, producing the protein MTDHYDVVVLGAGPGGYVAAIRASQLGKKVAVVEKQYWGGVCLNVGCIPSKALLKNAELAHTFNHEAKLFGIEGDVTFNFATAHQRSRKVSSGIVKGVHYLMKKNKITEIDGLGSFVDDHTIEVVEGGDKGKKITFDNCIIATGSVVRSLPGVELGGNVVSYEEQILSEELPKSMVIVGAGAIGMEFAYVLSNYGVDVTIVEFMDRVLPNEDADVSKEIAKQYKKLGVKLLTGHKTTAVRDNGDSVEVDVESKDGKNKETITCDRVMVSIGFAPRVEGYGLENTGVKLTERGAIDIDERMRTNVDHIYAIGDVTAKLQLAHVAEAQGVVAAETIAGAETMELGDYMMMPRATFCNPQVASFGYTEEKAREIAKEQGREIKVATFPYSANGKAQGLGEPAGFVKVVADAEFGELLGAHMVGSNVSELLPELTLAQRFDLTAEEIGRNVHTHPTLSEAMKEACEGIAGHMINL; encoded by the coding sequence GTGACTGATCATTATGACGTAGTAGTACTCGGCGCAGGCCCTGGTGGCTATGTGGCCGCAATTCGTGCCTCCCAGCTTGGGAAAAAAGTAGCTGTTGTTGAAAAGCAGTACTGGGGTGGGGTGTGCCTCAACGTGGGCTGTATCCCGTCCAAGGCGCTGCTGAAGAACGCAGAACTTGCCCACACGTTCAATCATGAGGCGAAACTCTTCGGCATTGAAGGTGACGTGACCTTCAACTTCGCCACCGCCCACCAGCGTTCCCGCAAGGTATCTTCCGGGATCGTTAAGGGCGTGCACTATCTCATGAAGAAGAACAAGATCACCGAGATCGACGGTCTTGGCTCCTTCGTGGACGACCACACCATTGAGGTCGTTGAAGGTGGCGACAAGGGCAAGAAGATCACCTTCGACAACTGCATTATTGCCACCGGTTCGGTAGTGCGTTCCCTGCCTGGTGTGGAACTTGGCGGAAATGTGGTGTCCTATGAAGAGCAGATCCTCAGCGAAGAGCTGCCCAAGTCCATGGTGATCGTTGGCGCCGGTGCTATCGGCATGGAGTTTGCCTATGTGCTGTCCAACTACGGGGTGGATGTCACCATCGTCGAGTTCATGGATCGAGTGCTGCCAAACGAGGATGCCGACGTCTCTAAGGAGATCGCCAAGCAATACAAGAAGCTTGGTGTGAAACTGCTGACCGGTCACAAGACCACGGCGGTTCGCGACAATGGCGACTCGGTGGAAGTTGATGTCGAGTCCAAGGATGGCAAGAACAAGGAAACGATCACCTGTGACCGGGTGATGGTTTCGATCGGCTTCGCACCACGGGTGGAGGGCTACGGCCTGGAAAACACCGGTGTGAAGCTGACCGAGCGTGGCGCGATCGACATCGACGAGCGGATGCGCACCAACGTCGACCATATTTACGCTATCGGGGACGTGACCGCGAAGCTGCAACTGGCGCACGTTGCGGAAGCGCAGGGTGTGGTTGCTGCGGAAACGATCGCTGGTGCAGAAACCATGGAACTCGGCGACTATATGATGATGCCGCGGGCTACCTTCTGCAACCCGCAGGTGGCCTCCTTCGGCTACACCGAAGAGAAGGCCCGCGAGATCGCCAAGGAGCAGGGTCGCGAGATCAAGGTGGCGACCTTCCCATATTCGGCTAACGGCAAAGCACAAGGTCTGGGGGAGCCGGCCGGCTTCGTCAAGGTCGTGGCCGATGCTGAATTCGGGGAACTGCTCGGGGCACACATGGTCGGCTCCAATGTGTCCGAGCTGCTGCCGGAACTCACCCTCGCCCAGCGATTTGATCTCACCGCAGAAGAGATCGGCCGCAATGTGCACACCCACCCGACGCTGTCTGAAGCAATGAAGGAAGCGTGTGAAGGCATCGCTGGCCACATGATCAACCTGTAA
- a CDS encoding succinate dehydrogenase cytochrome b subunit — MTVKDIDRDSIRHGKITEKPLREKPGFPTWAMKLTMAITGIIFGGFVLVHMIGNLKIFMPEITDGGEFKYHIDEYGHFLRTMGAPILPEETVLWIFRITLLVAIVLHIWCAFALHGRARVSRGKFARKNLMGGLNSFTARTMIVTGVVLLLFIIFHILDLTMGVQPAAPAGFEEGAIHANMIASFSRPGVAIWYILAMVVLFLHLSHGLFTAVSDLGITGHRWRAVLLFISYLVPAAVMVGNISIPLAIATGLIS, encoded by the coding sequence ATGACTGTAAAAGATATCGATCGTGACTCAATCCGTCACGGCAAAATTACTGAGAAGCCGCTCCGCGAAAAGCCGGGATTCCCGACCTGGGCCATGAAACTCACCATGGCCATCACGGGCATCATCTTCGGCGGCTTCGTACTGGTCCATATGATCGGTAACCTGAAGATCTTCATGCCGGAGATCACTGATGGTGGCGAATTCAAATATCACATTGACGAATACGGCCACTTCCTGCGCACTATGGGTGCGCCGATCCTGCCAGAAGAAACTGTGCTGTGGATCTTCCGTATTACCTTGCTCGTCGCCATTGTGCTGCACATTTGGTGCGCCTTCGCACTGCACGGCCGGGCTCGCGTATCCCGCGGCAAGTTTGCTCGCAAGAACCTGATGGGTGGCCTGAACTCCTTTACCGCCCGGACGATGATCGTCACCGGCGTTGTGCTGCTGCTGTTCATCATCTTCCACATCCTGGATCTCACCATGGGCGTGCAGCCAGCTGCCCCAGCAGGCTTCGAAGAAGGCGCAATTCACGCCAACATGATCGCCAGCTTCAGCCGCCCAGGTGTGGCTATCTGGTACATCCTGGCAATGGTGGTGCTGTTCCTGCACCTGTCCCACGGCCTGTTCACCGCTGTCAGTGACCTGGGTATCACCGGTCACCGTTGGCGTGCGGTGCTTCTGTTCATCTCCTACCTGGTGCCAGCGGCAGTCATGGTGGGCAACATCTCGATCCCGTTGGCTATCGCCACCGGCTTGATCAGCTAA
- a CDS encoding glycosyltransferase family 2 protein yields MTAHPSTFPDTWLIIPCYNEGTVIGDVVAHARSVFPNIVVVDDGSADGSGQIAHRAGAHLVQHPVNLGQGAAIQTGIEYARRQPGAQYFCTFDADGQHQCADVVAMRAALIERGLDIIVGTRFGDHHREVDEVPWLKKLVLKTVVAFSPKTRRLGLTDAHNGLRVLNRTVADAINIRMNGMSHASEIISLIDAHGWRVGEHPVTILYTEYSKSKGQSLINGVNILADGIVARRL; encoded by the coding sequence ATGACTGCGCATCCTTCCACTTTCCCGGACACGTGGCTGATCATTCCCTGCTACAACGAAGGCACAGTGATCGGTGATGTTGTCGCCCATGCGCGAAGCGTATTTCCCAACATTGTTGTTGTCGACGACGGTAGCGCCGACGGCTCCGGGCAGATTGCGCACCGTGCCGGGGCGCATCTGGTACAGCATCCGGTGAATCTGGGGCAAGGTGCAGCAATCCAAACCGGGATTGAATATGCCAGACGCCAGCCTGGGGCGCAGTATTTTTGCACCTTCGACGCCGACGGGCAGCATCAATGTGCAGATGTGGTGGCAATGCGCGCCGCGCTAATCGAGCGGGGGTTAGACATTATTGTGGGCACCCGCTTTGGTGATCACCACCGGGAGGTTGACGAAGTCCCGTGGCTAAAGAAGCTGGTGTTAAAAACAGTGGTGGCGTTTTCCCCGAAGACTCGCCGGCTGGGGTTGACGGATGCCCACAACGGGCTGCGGGTGTTGAACCGGACTGTGGCTGATGCGATCAATATTCGGATGAATGGCATGTCGCATGCCAGTGAGATCATCAGCCTGATTGATGCCCATGGTTGGCGTGTCGGGGAGCATCCGGTGACGATTCTTTACACTGAATATTCCAAGAGTAAAGGCCAGTCGCTGATCAACGGTGTCAATATTTTGGCCGACGGCATTGTTGCCCGCCGGCTATAA
- a CDS encoding alpha/beta hydrolase: MKLTTRLASTLSAAAMIAASFTGIPAANAGTPAASVAGDTPRAVVTQGEKELWGWQPRWRDIIATNPERLHEVWAYSPSMNRDVPLFVISPRDNSVPRPIVYVLNGGDGGEGNANWVKQTDIVDFYADKDVWVVIPMAGKFSYYTDWVQDSPFLGGKQNWETFMTKELPEPLERALGANGQRAILGMSMSATTTLLYAEHQPGFYDMIGSFSGCAQTSAGAPLEYLRLTLNRGKSTPEMMWGPVGGPTFAYNDALLNAEKLRGQQMYISAGTGTAGPHDLWSTPYTQYGDSLQVGVHVINGGIIEAAVNRCTHDLKAKLDKAGIGADWNLRPVGTHSWGYWQDDLRLSWPVIARSFGWQQ; the protein is encoded by the coding sequence ATGAAGTTGACAACCCGCCTCGCCAGCACCCTGAGCGCTGCCGCCATGATTGCAGCCTCGTTCACCGGAATACCTGCTGCCAACGCCGGCACACCGGCCGCCTCGGTGGCCGGTGACACGCCCCGTGCAGTTGTGACCCAAGGTGAAAAAGAATTATGGGGATGGCAGCCCCGCTGGCGCGATATTATCGCCACAAACCCGGAACGTCTCCACGAAGTGTGGGCATATTCCCCGTCGATGAACCGGGATGTGCCGCTGTTTGTGATTAGCCCTCGGGATAATTCGGTGCCCCGCCCAATCGTCTATGTGCTCAACGGCGGCGACGGCGGCGAAGGCAACGCCAACTGGGTGAAACAAACTGACATTGTCGACTTCTATGCCGACAAAGACGTGTGGGTGGTCATCCCGATGGCCGGAAAGTTCTCCTACTACACCGACTGGGTGCAGGATTCCCCATTCCTTGGCGGGAAGCAGAACTGGGAAACGTTTATGACAAAGGAACTCCCGGAACCGCTGGAACGGGCACTGGGCGCTAATGGTCAGCGCGCTATTTTGGGCATGTCCATGTCGGCGACCACTACCCTGCTTTACGCTGAGCATCAGCCGGGGTTCTACGACATGATCGGGTCGTTTAGTGGCTGTGCACAAACCAGTGCCGGTGCACCACTGGAGTATCTCCGGCTGACCCTCAACCGCGGCAAATCCACCCCAGAGATGATGTGGGGACCAGTTGGCGGTCCAACCTTCGCCTACAATGATGCGCTGCTTAATGCGGAAAAACTCCGCGGCCAGCAAATGTATATTTCGGCAGGTACCGGCACTGCCGGCCCGCACGATCTGTGGTCGACGCCCTACACCCAATACGGTGATTCCCTGCAGGTTGGGGTGCATGTGATCAACGGCGGCATTATTGAAGCGGCCGTGAATCGCTGCACCCACGATTTGAAGGCGAAACTCGACAAGGCTGGTATTGGGGCGGATTGGAACCTGCGCCCTGTCGGTACGCACTCGTGGGGCTACTGGCAGGATGATCTGCGCCTATCCTGGCCGGTGATTGCCCGCTCGTTTGGCTGGCAGCAGTAA
- a CDS encoding DUF2304 domain-containing protein has protein sequence MGQLAIQLLLLAATTMLVLYFLSNRRKARAKAGVKLGFVVFVVVALWAVIRPDDLTVVARLVGVQRGTDLLLYGVTVAFMFTTLSSWIRFREQDLRYAQLARAVALQNAITPDEPYSMR, from the coding sequence ATGGGACAGCTTGCGATTCAATTGTTGCTGCTGGCAGCGACCACAATGCTGGTGCTGTATTTTCTGTCGAATCGCCGCAAAGCCCGGGCGAAAGCCGGGGTGAAGCTGGGATTTGTTGTCTTTGTCGTGGTGGCGTTGTGGGCAGTGATCCGCCCCGATGATTTGACGGTGGTGGCGCGCCTGGTTGGTGTGCAGCGGGGCACTGATTTGCTGCTGTATGGGGTGACTGTGGCGTTTATGTTTACCACATTGTCTTCGTGGATCCGGTTCCGGGAACAGGATTTACGCTACGCGCAGCTTGCCCGGGCAGTGGCGCTGCAAAACGCTATTACCCCGGATGAGCCGTATTCGATGCGCTAA
- a CDS encoding Na+/H+ antiporter NhaC family protein, with protein MVEHYPVLTILPPILAITLAILTRKVLLSLGLGIVVAGFLLANFAPVASLSNIWVAFAGNFYQDGAINTGSLYIIIFLLLLGAITALILMSGGSAAFSQWAAQKITGRRGAQTLAVLLGIAIFIDDYFNALAVGQIAKPVTDKYRVARAKLAYIIDSTSAPIAVLAPFSSWGASIIGLLAPVVVASAYTGSPMQAFLGAAATNYYAIGAVVLVLLVVFFHLDLGAMRREEHRAVAKGETFSADDDIPGELSEDLPVHNPGQIRALIIPFIVLVVGVIGSMIITGGITGDSWSLLDVFANTLVNESLIIGGTAGFIAAVVCYLAATKANPEFTSQVMVKGSLDGAKSMVPAIAILLLAWTLGTLIGELGTGEYLAGLVTGANVSVNWLIPLMFLIAGFMAFSTGTSWGSFGLLIPIAGEVMVALQAPDHLVPAIGAVLAGAVLGDHCSPISDTTILLSTGAGCSHIVHVATQLPYALIGGGAALIGYIVLALSGSSVAGLVATIAGLVAFAFVASRMTTSLEKVYEEEVARGTVVTGDVSAV; from the coding sequence CGAGCACTATCCAGTGTTGACGATTCTGCCGCCAATTCTGGCGATTACCTTGGCGATCTTAACCCGCAAGGTGCTGCTCAGCCTCGGGCTGGGCATTGTGGTGGCGGGTTTTCTGCTGGCAAACTTTGCCCCGGTCGCATCGCTGAGCAATATTTGGGTGGCGTTCGCCGGCAATTTTTACCAAGACGGTGCGATCAACACCGGCTCGCTGTACATCATCATCTTCCTGCTGCTCCTCGGTGCGATCACAGCCCTGATTCTGATGAGTGGCGGTTCTGCTGCGTTCTCCCAGTGGGCGGCACAGAAAATCACTGGCCGGCGCGGCGCCCAAACCCTGGCAGTGCTGCTGGGGATTGCCATCTTTATCGATGACTATTTCAATGCACTTGCCGTCGGTCAGATCGCGAAACCTGTCACCGACAAATATCGGGTAGCTCGTGCGAAACTCGCCTATATTATCGACTCGACTTCGGCGCCGATTGCGGTACTTGCACCATTCTCGTCATGGGGTGCATCCATTATTGGCCTCCTTGCCCCAGTGGTTGTGGCGTCCGCCTACACCGGCAGCCCGATGCAAGCATTCCTCGGGGCGGCGGCAACAAACTATTATGCGATCGGGGCGGTCGTCTTGGTGCTGCTGGTGGTGTTCTTCCATCTTGATCTAGGGGCGATGCGTCGCGAGGAACACCGGGCTGTTGCCAAAGGGGAGACGTTCTCAGCGGACGATGATATTCCCGGGGAGTTGAGCGAAGATCTGCCCGTGCATAATCCGGGTCAGATTCGGGCGTTGATCATTCCGTTTATTGTGCTCGTTGTGGGCGTGATCGGCTCGATGATTATCACCGGCGGGATTACCGGCGACTCCTGGTCGCTGCTCGACGTGTTCGCCAATACGCTTGTCAACGAATCGCTCATTATCGGTGGTACGGCCGGATTTATCGCCGCTGTGGTGTGCTATTTGGCGGCGACGAAAGCCAACCCGGAATTTACCAGCCAAGTGATGGTGAAAGGCTCACTAGACGGCGCCAAGTCGATGGTGCCGGCCATCGCTATTTTGTTGCTTGCCTGGACATTGGGCACACTCATCGGGGAGCTTGGCACTGGCGAATATTTAGCAGGCCTGGTCACTGGTGCGAATGTGAGCGTGAACTGGCTGATTCCGTTGATGTTCCTCATCGCCGGGTTTATGGCGTTTTCCACTGGCACCTCGTGGGGTTCTTTCGGGCTGCTGATCCCAATCGCCGGTGAGGTAATGGTGGCATTGCAGGCTCCTGACCATCTCGTTCCGGCTATCGGTGCCGTATTGGCTGGTGCTGTGCTTGGTGATCACTGTTCACCGATCTCTGACACCACAATTTTGTTGTCGACCGGTGCCGGCTGTTCTCACATTGTGCACGTTGCCACCCAGCTGCCATACGCATTGATCGGCGGCGGCGCAGCACTCATCGGCTACATTGTGTTGGCACTCAGTGGAAGCTCTGTGGCTGGGCTGGTAGCCACGATCGCCGGATTAGTGGCGTTTGCGTTTGTTGCTTCCCGGATGACCACTTCCCTGGAAAAGGTCTATGAGGAAGAGGTTGCTCGGGGCACGGTCGTGACCGGCGATGTGAGCGCCGTCTAA